Genomic window (Argopecten irradians isolate NY chromosome 2, Ai_NY, whole genome shotgun sequence):
TTTTATGTGCGGTTGTCATGACTCTGGCTATTAATtgaacgttaattaatcaagcaAACAGTACAATGTGACTCTTGACACCACCTCAATGTTGGCCGTTGGTTGAGCGTTTGCCCATATTAGGAAGGCCCAGAGTTCTGTCCTCTTATAAGAGATAGTTTCTGCTGTTTCCCTTAACAGGAATATACCAAGGTTTTCGAAACTACGCGCCCCCGCAGTTCAAACACGCGAGACACCACATTCACAGGAGGCCGTTCTTAATGACCTTGGCTGTCCATACGTCTTAATAAAGCAAACACTTTATATTAAGGTAATTTCTTTCTTGGTATCCCTCAGACGAGTTCCCCAGTATCCACGATAAACACTGTGATTGTCCTGTGCCCTGTAACTTTGTCCTGTACGAGCCGGATATATCCTATGCTTCCACCTCTGAGTACGCTGTCAACAAATTCctcaacaacacaacaacaatgaTAAAGGTAGGATATCTTCAAAGAGAACAAACCAATTACTCCTAAATTGTTTGAAGTTACATTggccgtatttttcatagttaCGAATCAAAaggatattttaatatgttgtaCACCACataaagttaccaacattttgagaattacaatactttcaatatatagttttaatcAAATAGGAGCCGAAAATGGTTTTTGGCAGTAATgtgaaaatgtacaattttatttcacatttttaagtgATATAAGTAATTGCAAAGTGAAATCTATCTATTGGAAtgtttcatctaaacatacacaAGACGtacaaaacaagaattttataTTGCATGTCTGCTTTGTAACGAACATTTAAAAGGCatcatgtttgtctgtccatttgaactGGTTCCACAGTTTAATTCATCAagccttatggttttcaatatttcactgaaaaatacggcacatataactttaaattatcAGCATTTTCCCAATAACAACCTGTTGATGAAAGAATGCACAAGAGGGCCAAATGCCATGTATCGCTCGTTATGCCAAACAATGTTATTAGAACAAGTTAAGAATTGATTCCTTCAATGATTCTTAAATAAGTACCTTTATTCCAAGGGTAGCTCAGGGCCAATATTTGGTTCCAAACTTTATCAGATATAGTCGAATCCACCAATTTCATGTTTTCCCCATCTAAATACTTTAAATGCGCCTAATCATTGTTTTAAAAAGTTGGGAAAAGTTTGCAAGCAAAATACAATGCTGGCTTCTCTTGCTTGATTGTTGacattgaaattaattaattgcgaTTTAAACCGATACGCGTCATAGTAAAGTTATGATAATGGCTGTAATCCTATTGTTATTATACAGAGGTACTGTCAGCTGCATTGTTAAAGGCTACCGAAGTGACGTCAAGGATGGAAAATGCAACTTTTAAATCAACAGTATCTCTGGCTGAGAATTTTGAACACACACTGGTTGACGTGGAATATCTACTGTTGGACAAGTTGAAGAGCATGCTGGATAATCTTACAGCCAATGTGAATGAAAGCTATTCTGAGACCCTGGATGTGTATAACCACAGGGAATATCTATACAGGTACCAGGAATATATAGTGCAGAAGAATTTTATCCGGGGTAGAGACGCCATGGAAGAGCGAACGATTCATATAGTAGCATTAGCTTATGCTGAATTCATCCTTACTATCGAGAGTAGGATAAGAATGCTGGCAAATGAGAACTTCACAGATCATTCCGCCAGGATAATGATGCATGAAACAACCACACTGATGCTACAAAATCGTAGAGAGATAATCAACTTGGCTTATGATAATTATTCTACGCTTATAAATGCGTATGATACCGGATTGCCAATCTTCAACTACTCATTTGAGGGGCTGGCACGCCATTTCAACGGTCCAGCAACTCCGAAACATCTCATCATGGAGGCACGTGTACACAACAATTATGCCATCAGATATGGAGAACGATTCGGTCAGTACTTGAACAAAACCATCGAAAGGTTAGATTGGTTACAAGAACTCTCAGATATCGCCTATTTAAACTCTACATTGGATGAAGACCGaatgttttactgtagagagGAGTTCAAATACTATATGcgtaattttgtttttgcaagAAGTGTATTCTACTTCGATACAATAGAGTGGCCTGTTGGAATCCTTCAGAAACGTTTAGAAGACTTCAACACTGTATGGCGGCAATACATGTCTGTTATggaaaacattctacaaagtttAAAGTCGTTACTGTTGGAACTAAACAAAACGGAGATGTTATTTTTAAACCCGTTGAGTAAGGTTAGGCAGGACATCCTGCTATACATAAATGACGGGAGTGTTACAAAAATGGAAATCGTAGAACTGCTGACTTCACAGTTGATACAAGATGGTATGTCAGAGTTCAAGATGTTTTTCCAGAATATACGAGTACGAGAAGCGAATCTGATTGATTGGAACAATCGTATGGAGGAGGACGTGATACAAATATGGCAGACAGTTGTACAGGATATTGATTCTATTGAATACTATGAATACACGAATGAATCTAGATTCCTTCGAAACTTTTCCGATATCGCCGAAGAAATCAGATCGACATTTTCAGAGATACGAACTATGTGTCAAATGTCTCAAGTCGTCAATAACAAAGACGCCTTGTTTTTAGATGCACTAGAGGCATTAATAGCCGACGCAAGAACTTATAAGGATTCCATCAAAATAGATAGCGATTTTATCAAGTGAGTATTTGATTATGTCCTGTAATTCGCATCAGAAGATGGCagttttgtatacattttgttcTATTCAAAGTTCAGCTACTTAAAAAGATAATGTATTTATTGCTTTTATTTTCGTATTTGCATATAATAatcattttgtcatttgtatttACAGAAATAACTTCCTTCAGCTCGATATATTCTACCGTCAGATGAGCTATGAGGAAATCAACCAACAGCAGGCTTACGATATTTTTGCCCTGCTTTGTAAGTTGTAACTAAACAATATCTTTTGTTCAActtgtatattgtattgtagATCTCGAGCacatcatgaaatatttatgcAGTTAATACGCTTGGATCAAGTGAATGTTTTCACGATTTCCCTTTACTTTTTCATGTACGTATATGAATAAGAATCCACCCGATTTTACAAGATCGAAGATTCGTATTAAATCTACATTGTAAGATTGTATATGTTACAGGCGATATTGGTGGATCCATGGGGCTGTTCCTGGGCGCCAGCGTTCTCTCCATTGTCGAGGTGTGGGATCTCATTCTGGTGCAACTCCTTGCTAAAACTCGACGATTTATGTCAATAAACGCTTCAAGTGAAAAACTATAAAATAAGCACGGAAGGAAACAATTAAGTTGCTTATAAAGCATAAATTAATGGTGCTGCTTTATACTCTGCCAATAAGACATATCTTTATCGCTTTATAATCAAAGGTACTAAATACCATCGAAAAAAGGATCGAAATCCAACGCATATTTTCTCTAGACATTTCAAGACATTCGTACTTGAAAATAGTGTGAACATTGTCCGCCTCATGTCCTTGCGATGCGCACCCATACGCATGCTTTCTTCAGATACTAATGTGGTAAAAAATACACTTGAAGAATGAAGAACTGACAAACCCACCAGATATTATAGTAAACATTGACtgaatgttatttttatcaCCTCCAGCTTCAGTTTGTGATCTAATTTTTTGTTTGGCGAAAAGACGCAGATCCACTGAATCAAAAAGTGATTTACGTTCTGTATATTCTGCAGTTGGTATCAATGGAGCGATGATTAGGAAAGTGAAAAAGGTTATGTTGCAATTGGACAAAACAATCAATCGATGAGTGGAAAGACAAATTTTTGTATATTCTGGCAATAACCTAAAAAATGTCGTGTCACACTGACATTATTCTTATTTTACAATTGTTGCAGCCACAGTTGATAAAACATCGAAGCATTTGGATCTCAGATGATGTGATAAATGTATATCGTACGACAGTAATAAAATGTTGTTTCTTTGTTAGCATTTCAGTATCTTAGTCGAGTTTCAGGTATCTAGAAACAAACGAAAGGTTCTGCAGAAATCTTGCTTTTATCGTAAATAGAGGATTATTCGTCAAGTTCATTTATTTGGACAAACGTCGTGGCATTACAGCATAATATAAGTCAATTATTAACACTCGGGGTCCAAAGAAAGTTATAATTACATAAGACGGGCGATGCTGGGGAAAAGCAAATTAAAAACAAGAATGAAATGATCTAATTAATTTAGACATGCGATATCGTCACGTCATGAACAATTATTGAACTTAATTGACGACAAATCACCTCGAGCAAACAATAATACCAGTATATGTAAATTCGGCTCATGGATTACATATCACTACACGATCATACCTTATGCGTCAAACGGTATCCTtgtatgtttgttgtttatatgtATAGTTTCAAATGTAACGAAACGTCTTCAAATTGCAATTAAAACTATATGGAATACTAAATATAAAGAGTTGCTTGACTATATCATGTAAAACATAGATTTATGCACTATAACATagcatttttcaatttcaacaatattttattgatattatgtacatcaataggaTCAGACATCAGGCTACGCCTATTTAAGTCCTCTCCAGATCGAGAGATGTTAGATGTGGaatcagtgatttataaatccATAACGATTAGTGATTTATAAATCCGTAACAAAGCATAAGCAGGTTTGAAGGTACGTCAATTAAAAACTTATTCATAAATTCGTTTGATTTATGCTTAACTAGATTACTGAAGGTCGATCAATTAAAAAACTCATTCATAAATTCGCTTGATTATTGCTTTAAATCGATACAGTCGAGTCTCAATCCCAATTTAATCGATTTACGATGGATAAAGGTAAGTTGCCGTTTGTACTTACTGCTTTATTAACTTGTAATAATTACTGatacttgtaatatataaatatatgtaatatttagcAATTACAGGTACTGCCAAATTGAAATTCCAGTTACTATCGAATAAGTTATTGCAGTGTAACATAAGATGattatacatacaaaacatgtataacTTAAATGAATGTTTTGTAAATACTAACGTTTCACATGTTGCTATTCAAATTCCGATAGATATATGTGTGTGAAAAGTTCATGGGTTGTTTTATACACGTTTATCTTCAAAAACCTATTTGATTCAATTAGATTACTATTAGCGTCCTCTTAGACATAATAGCGATATTGTTGAAAATTACATTATTAAAAGTTGAAAATTACATTATTAAAAGACTTTTGGCACGGTACTGCTCCCTAGTCGACTATTGACTGTTGAACTACATGTAGTCATCTCCAATAGTAACCCCGTGCTAAGAGCTTGTGATATTTCGCGTTAGACAATAAAAATGCTGATTCGTCTGGATATGAGATGAATTGTGGGAAGAATTGTCGAAGAAACAAGATGGATAAGATGACTGAAAGCAAATTTAAGCGTAGGACATGTTTTAGTCTATTTAATACTTTGTTTGATTGTTAACAAAAAATTGTTaagggactaaatcgttaaaaaaaatcatgtaataaaagataaaacgaATTACAGAACTGAAAATAAtggtaaaagttgtgtactttgtgttaataacaaaatttaaaagtttgtataaccattttgttcaaaatgaagaaaaaactaaaaataaatagaaacgacctagtcactatttcatatcattatctttcggcgaggtAAACAATCCCTGTGTGCATGCGCGATGTGGGAACATTTaccgaaggaaatctcatctgtctaatggacatatctgctatcgactgaaaacaccaatttatcgactacaagtacctgattactgtgttaaatctaataaacgttgaaacgtatgcagaagttttgtgaagttttgtgaagagtttctaagtgtaaatattcatatattgtacacatttttGCAGCTTTAAAgaagagttttcattatattatatggttttatacttgcttctaccattattttattttcatttgtcatgatattaggtactatccgctaaacctgccaatattattaggttttaaaaaatggcctaatatataaactttattttttattattaaactttaataaggaaaaactaataatatatgcatgtttagcggactaatgaggtacatgtatttcttttatcattatatcaatatttgacatccCTATATTCCTAATGTCTATCCGTATATTCCTTAGATAGTTATGTCTgaatccgtctaatggacattccttatatatagccctagttgtaatatatccgtctaatggacattccctatatatctctgTTTATAGTCTCTATTCGCCTAATGggcattccttatatagccctagttataatatatccgtctaatggacattccctacatagccctagttatataatatatatatatccgtctaatggacattccctatatagcctagttatataacatatatccgtctaatggacattccctatatagcctagttatataatatatatccgtctaatagacattccctatatatctttagttatagtctctatccgtctaatggacattccttataaaGCCCTCAGgaaatgcatatacatgtagaaatgcatatacatgtagaaacaTTAGCATGTCAAAAGCATAGCGATtccttaaaaattataaaatatggatttatttaagaaaaataatttgcaATTTTCAGTTGCTTCATGGTGTCGGTTGTGATTTTATCGCCGTTATAACATTGTTCGAACATTATTATAAACGCCGCAGATCGCTACTGGTGGAAGAATGGCAATGCCTTGTACagcaaacaaaacaattacgGTAGGCGAGATATTGTCTGTTAGAGATAATATGATACAATGACGAATGGCAGTAAAACGACATTCCGAAAGAGTTCACATCCTAAACAGTTTGCATGTAAATCAGAGCCTATATAATTCCGGTACCAGAGGGACTTTACAACTGAACATTTTACAGTGTGGATGCTAGTTTGATGTGTAGGAACATTTATAATTCGCACGAAATGGTGACGCAAGATAATTCCCTCTTCTCCCATAAACAACCAAATTCACGCCACATTTATAACACATTGCAAGATTTTGTATAACATATTCAGGTATTCATGCAGCTCCATATTGCTGataaaactaaaacaatattttatacattcaTTTTACCATGTTTTCGGAATACGTCGTACAACAAACCACTTTCGATGGTCATTATGTAAGTGCATGAGGACATACGTGGTCACGCAAATAACTCCTGACCTCTACATGTTCTTCCAGGGGATGGAACCCCGGTTGTCTAAGTGAAGAGTAAATGGAATATACACTACACATTCGACCGCTCATTTTCTCTGGAATATACACTATACATTCGACCATCCATTTACCTTAAAAACACTTCACCAACCGAACACCATTTTACAATGGATTAACTACTATGACActatatgtatgtttgtatgtacatgtacatgtatgtatgtgtattgtatatgtatgtattccTTTTGTAATATAGTGACCATGTATCGATATTTCTCAtggaataaaagaaaatgctcacaaaatttaatattctCAACTCTGAGTGGAGGAAAAAAACTAGAATATTCTACTAATTACAATTCAGACGCAACAGTAAGACGTCAGTTATACACGTAaacgtaaaaaaataaatatattgttaaaattatattgagagaataaatatgttaaaaatgttgtattgtaggtcatggtgacctattgcgatagacTTTTGTCCGCCGTCGTACGTCGTCCGTTAATATTTCCTTGTGAACATTGAGTAACTtgtaacttgaataaatatgaaCTTAGATTGATGA
Coding sequences:
- the LOC138315017 gene encoding LOW QUALITY PROTEIN: degenerin-like protein del-10 (The sequence of the model RefSeq protein was modified relative to this genomic sequence to represent the inferred CDS: deleted 2 bases in 1 codon; added 275 bases not found in genome assembly) yields the protein MYRPDRCEDEKPLRDVYVELRDSEIRNGGNWTPVTKDKRSRKRSKITNKEKVMEKQISKSSGIRTVLQDFAEGSTFHGLRYVAHQGSFIGRKLLWLMMICACSSVLVYQIVDRVYYYYDWPVTVNVRVNYNTSLQFPSITICNQNAFKATLSNDLNRYRLLESMYTYPDTFNEHDLERLGGQNITLEDLFLQSAHQKEDFISRCLWKGLPCSTDDFNTTMTDHGVCYTFNEGRNQEYISSVGVENGLRLTLNVEQYEYMPGPHDAAGVKMLLHANGEVPRVHALGQAVSTGAHVFVGVKVFSISNLPLPHGRCSEHQLEYVDQFTMDACQMDCLTTLAKDRCGCRHTYMLHKNGDPPVCTLYQYYTCLNPLIDEFPSIHDKHCDCPVPCNFVLYEPDISYASTSEYAVNKFLNNTNNDKEVLSAALLKATEVTSRMENATFKSTVSLAENFEHTLVDVEYLLLDKLKSMLDNLTANVNESYSETLDVYNHREYLYRYQEYIVQKNFIRGRDAMEERTIHIVALAYAEFILTIESRIRMLANENFTDHSARIMMHETTTLMLQNRREIINLAYDNYSTLINAYDTGLPIFNYSFEGLARHFNGPATPKHLIMEARVHNNYAIRYGERFGQYLNKTIERLDWLQELSDIAYLNSTLDEDRMFYCREEFKYYMRNFVFARSVFYFDTIEWPVGILQKRLEDFNTVWRQYMSVMENILQSLKSLLLELNKTEMLFLNPLSKVRQDILLYINDGSVTKMEIVELLTSQLIQDGMSEFKMFFQNIRVREANLIDWNNRMEEDVIQIWQTVVQDIDSIEYYEYTNESRFLRNFSDIAEEIRSTFSEIRTMCQMSQVVNNKDALFLDALEALIADARTYKDSIKIDSDFIKNNFLQLDIFYRQMSYEEINQQQAYDIFALLCDIGGSMGLFLGASVLSIVEVWDLILVQLLAKTRRFMSINASSEKL